ACGGCCCCTGGTGCGGGCGCGGTCCAGAATGCGTTGCACCGCAATGGCATGCACCGGCGGCTGGGTGATCCCCGACGTGTGCCGGGTGCGCGGGGCGTGCGCCGCCAGCGCCGACGTGGCCCACCGGGCCGGGCCTGGGAAGTACCCGTCGACGCCGTTGGCGAACACGATGTGCGGGATCATCCCGTTGGTCCACTGCGCCGACAGCAGGGTGTCCAGTTCGACGACCGCGCGCTCGACACTCAGCGGAGCCAGGCCGACGGCGACGAACGCGGCGTCCCAACTCCACATGTGCGGGTAAAGCAGCGGCGCCGCGGAGGTCATCACACCCAGGTCGTTACCGCGCAGAAGGTAGGCCGCGCGGGCCGCCAACTGAGTCGGGCCGAAGCTCGGGTCGTATGCCACGCGTTCATTCTGCGGCGCGAACCTGCGAAACGCAGATCGGTAGGGTCAGTGACATGGCGATCGATGGGCAGGAGCGAAGCGACCCGGGTAAGAAAACAGCGTTGATCACCGGCGCCAGTGGCGGGATCGGATCGGCCATCGCCGATGCCCTGGCCCCCACCCACACCCTGCTGCTGGCGGGACGTCCGTCCGATCGTTTGGACGCCGTCGCCGCCCGTCTCGGTGCCACCACCTGGCCGTTGGACCTCACCGATCCGGACGGGATCGAGGCCGCCGCCGAGCCGCTCGCCGAATTGGACGTGCTGGTCCACAACGCCGGCGTCGCATACCCGGGCCGGTTCGACGACTCGACGCCCGAGCAGTGGCGGGCCTGTTTCGAGGTCAACGTGACCGGCGCCGTCGCCCTCACCCAGGCGCTGCTGCCCGCGCTGCGCGCGGCGCGCGGGCACGTCGTGTTCATCAACTCCGGCGCCGGACTGAACGCCTCGCCGGGCCTGGCCGCATACTCGGCGAGCAAGTTCGCCCAGCGGGCGTTCGCCGATTCACTGCGCGCCGACGTTCCCGAGTTGAGGGTCACCAGCGTGCACCCCGGCCGGGTCGACACCGAGATGCAGCAGGACCTGGTCGCCTACGAAGGCGGGCAGTACGACCCGGCGAAGTTCCTCAAGCCGGAGACCGTCGCGCGAATCGTCGCCGAGGTGATCGCCAGCCCGCCCGACGCACACACCCATCAGGTGGTGGTCCGGCCCCGGTGATGTGGGCGCCGAAACCGCTAGACGACGAGGTTCACCAGCCGGCCCGGCACCACGATGACCTTCTTCGGGGTGGCACCGGCCAGGAAGGCCTGGACCTTCTCGTCGGCGAGCGCGGCCGCTTCGAGGCCGGCCTTGTCCGCATCCGCGGCCACGGTGATGCGTCCGCGGACCTTGCCGTTGACCTGCACCGGGTACTCGACGGTGTCGGTGACCAGGTACTGCGGATCGGCCACCGGAAAAGGTCCGTGCGCCAACGACGTCGAATGGCCCAGCCGCTGCCAGAGTTCCTCTGCCAGGTGCGGTGACAGCGGCGCGACCATCAGCACCAGCGGCTCCAGCGCCGCCCGCGCACTGACGCCCTCCTTGGTGAGGTGGTTGGTGTACTCGATCAGCTTGGCGGCGGCGGTGTTGTTGCGCAGGGCCGCGAAGTCCTCGGACACGCCCTCGATCGTCCGGTGCAACAGCCGCAGCGTCTCCTCGTCCAGCGCCTCATGCTCGGAAGCCCTTGTCTCACCGGTGGACTCGTCGACCACAAGCCGCCACACCCGCTGCAGGAACCGGTAGGCGCCGACAACGTCCTTGGTCGCCCAGGGCCGAGACGCCTCCAGCGGGCCCATCGACATCTCGTACACCCGCAGCGTGTCCGCGCCGTAGCCGTCGCAGATCTCATCCGGGGAGATCGAGTTCTTCAGGCTCTTGCCGATCTTGCCGAACTCCTGGAACACCTCTATTTCGCCGTCCTCACCGGGCAGGAAGAACTTGCCGTCCCGCTCCACGACGTCGGCGGCCGCCACGTAAGCACCGCGGGAGTCGGTGTAGGCGAACGCCTGGATGTAACCCTGGTTGACCAGGCGGCGGTACGGCTCGCGAGAGCTGACATGTCCGAGGTCGTGCAGCACCTTGTGCCAGAAGCGGCAATACAGCAGGTGCAGCACCGCGTGCTCGACACCGCCGACGTAGACGTCCACTCCCCCGGGGTCGTCCGGGCCGTGCTCGGCCGGCCGCGGACCCATCCAGTATTGCTCGTTCTCCTTGGCGCAGAACGTATCCGGGTTGTGCGGGTCCGCGTAGCGCAGCTCGTACCAGGAGCTGCCCGCCCACTGCGGCATCACGTTGGTGTCGCGGGTGTAGGTCTGCAGGCCGTCACCCAGATCCAGCTCGACGTGCACCCACTCGTCCGCTTTGTTCAGCGGCGGGGACGGTTCGCTGTCGGCGTCGTCCGGGTCGAACATCACCGGCGAGTAGTCGGCGATGTCGGGCAGTTCCACCGGAAGTGCCGATTCGGGCAGCGGGTGCGCCCGGCCGTCGGCGTCGTACACGATCGGGAACGGCTCGCCCCAGTACCGCTGCCGCGCGAAAAGCCAGTCACGCAGTTTGTATTCGACGCGGGCGCGGCCGCGGCCGTCCGCCTCCAGCCGCTCGGTGATCGCCTTCTTGGCGTCCTGGACGGTCAGGCCGTCGAGGTACTGCGAGTTCACCAGCGCACCGTCACCGGAATACGCGGCCTCGGCGATGTCGCCGCCCGAGATCACTTCCACAATCGGCAGGCCGAACTCTCCTGCGAACTCCCAGTCGCGCTGGTCGTGCCCCGGCACGGCCATGATCGCGCCGGTGCCGTAGCCGACCAGGACGTAATCGGCGATGAATACCGGAACTTGTTGTCCGTCAGCCGGATTGGTCGCATACGTGCCGAGGAAGACGCCGGTCTTGGTCTTGTTCTCCTGGCGTTCCAGGTCGGACTTGGCCGCGATCGAGCGCCGATAGGCCGCCACCGCCGCGGCCGGGGTGTCGGCACCGTTGGTCCACCGCGGGTCCACCCCGTCGGGCCACTGCGCGGCGGTGAGTTGGTCGACCAGTTCGTGCTCGGGAGCCAGCACAAGGTAGGTCGCGCCGAACAGGGTGTCGGGCCGGGTGGTGAAGACCTCGATGTCCGCGCCGTCGGCGTCGAACAGCACCGACGCCCCGGTGGATCGGCCGATCCAATTGCGCTGCATGGTCTTGACCTTCTCCGGCCAATCCAGCACCTCGAGGTCGTCGAGCAGCCGATCGGAGTAGGCGGTGATGCGCATCATCCACTGCCGCAACCGCTTCCGGAAGACCGGGAAATTGCCGCGCTCGCTGCGACCGTCGGAGGTGACCTCCTCGTTCGCCAGCACGGTGCCCAGCCCCGGGCACCAGTTCACCAGCGAATCGGCCAGGTAGACCAGGCGGTAGCCGTCGATGACATCGGCTCGCTCACTCTTGGACAGGGTGGACCACTGCCTGCCGTCCTCGAGAGTGCGCGCACCGGAATCGAATTCGGCCACCAGATCGGCGATCGGGCGGGCCTTGTTCTGTTCGGCGTCGAACCAGGCGTTGTAGATCTGCAGGAAGATCCACTGGGTCCACTTGTAGAAGTCCACGTCGGTGGTCGAGAAACTGCGCCGCTGGTCGTGACCCAGGCCGAGCCTGCCCAGCTGGCGGCGGAAGTTGACGATATTGGCCTCGGTGCGGATCCGCGGATGGGTGCCGGTCTGGATCGCATACTGCTCGGCGGGTAGGCCGAATGCATCGAAACCCAACGCGTGCAACACATTGCGCCCGGTCATGCGGAAGTAGCGCGCATACACATCGGTGGCGATGTAGCCCAGCGGATGCCCGACGTGCAGGCCCTCACCGGAGGGGTAGGGAAACATGTCCTGGACGAACATCTTGTCGTCGGGAACGGCCGAGCCGTCGGCGGGTGCCAGCGACCCGACCGGGTTCGGCACATTGAAGGTGCCCCACGACTGCCAGTTGTCCTGCCAGGTGCGCTCGATCCGTCCGGCCAGCTCGGCGGTGTAGCGGAACCGCGGGGTGTCGGCGTCTGCGCTGCCCTGCGGTGCGGCGGTCGGGGTGTCGGTCACGAACACAGGGTATAAGGGCCGTTCACGGGTCCACCCCCGCGATAGCGCTGTGTGACCCCGGTCGCACCCTGTGCAACGGCCCGGTC
This is a stretch of genomic DNA from Mycobacterium sp. ELW1. It encodes these proteins:
- a CDS encoding SDR family oxidoreductase, which produces MAIDGQERSDPGKKTALITGASGGIGSAIADALAPTHTLLLAGRPSDRLDAVAARLGATTWPLDLTDPDGIEAAAEPLAELDVLVHNAGVAYPGRFDDSTPEQWRACFEVNVTGAVALTQALLPALRAARGHVVFINSGAGLNASPGLAAYSASKFAQRAFADSLRADVPELRVTSVHPGRVDTEMQQDLVAYEGGQYDPAKFLKPETVARIVAEVIASPPDAHTHQVVVRPR
- the leuS gene encoding leucine--tRNA ligase encodes the protein MTDTPTAAPQGSADADTPRFRYTAELAGRIERTWQDNWQSWGTFNVPNPVGSLAPADGSAVPDDKMFVQDMFPYPSGEGLHVGHPLGYIATDVYARYFRMTGRNVLHALGFDAFGLPAEQYAIQTGTHPRIRTEANIVNFRRQLGRLGLGHDQRRSFSTTDVDFYKWTQWIFLQIYNAWFDAEQNKARPIADLVAEFDSGARTLEDGRQWSTLSKSERADVIDGYRLVYLADSLVNWCPGLGTVLANEEVTSDGRSERGNFPVFRKRLRQWMMRITAYSDRLLDDLEVLDWPEKVKTMQRNWIGRSTGASVLFDADGADIEVFTTRPDTLFGATYLVLAPEHELVDQLTAAQWPDGVDPRWTNGADTPAAAVAAYRRSIAAKSDLERQENKTKTGVFLGTYATNPADGQQVPVFIADYVLVGYGTGAIMAVPGHDQRDWEFAGEFGLPIVEVISGGDIAEAAYSGDGALVNSQYLDGLTVQDAKKAITERLEADGRGRARVEYKLRDWLFARQRYWGEPFPIVYDADGRAHPLPESALPVELPDIADYSPVMFDPDDADSEPSPPLNKADEWVHVELDLGDGLQTYTRDTNVMPQWAGSSWYELRYADPHNPDTFCAKENEQYWMGPRPAEHGPDDPGGVDVYVGGVEHAVLHLLYCRFWHKVLHDLGHVSSREPYRRLVNQGYIQAFAYTDSRGAYVAAADVVERDGKFFLPGEDGEIEVFQEFGKIGKSLKNSISPDEICDGYGADTLRVYEMSMGPLEASRPWATKDVVGAYRFLQRVWRLVVDESTGETRASEHEALDEETLRLLHRTIEGVSEDFAALRNNTAAAKLIEYTNHLTKEGVSARAALEPLVLMVAPLSPHLAEELWQRLGHSTSLAHGPFPVADPQYLVTDTVEYPVQVNGKVRGRITVAADADKAGLEAAALADEKVQAFLAGATPKKVIVVPGRLVNLVV